In Bacteroidota bacterium, the following proteins share a genomic window:
- the hpt gene encoding hypoxanthine phosphoribosyltransferase produces MEEYAGPAISDRSVLCREERFKLYIDAETIQARTRALGQQISKDYAGKKPIFIGVLNGAFMFMADLLREVNVDCEVDFMKLSSYGDEKVSSGNVDELKAVDADLKGRHVIIVEDIVDTGLSMDYMLKRLGALEPASLRVAVLLHKHEATKADLDLDYVAFKIPNLFVIGYGLDYGQLARNLKEIFILDEG; encoded by the coding sequence ATGGAAGAGTACGCAGGCCCCGCTATATCTGATCGTAGTGTGCTATGCCGCGAGGAGCGGTTTAAACTGTACATCGATGCTGAAACCATCCAGGCACGCACCCGAGCATTGGGGCAGCAGATCTCAAAAGACTACGCCGGCAAGAAACCCATTTTCATTGGTGTCCTCAATGGCGCCTTTATGTTTATGGCCGATTTGCTCCGTGAGGTGAACGTTGACTGCGAGGTCGACTTCATGAAGCTCTCCTCGTATGGCGATGAAAAGGTGTCGAGTGGCAACGTAGATGAACTGAAAGCTGTAGACGCAGACCTTAAAGGCCGTCACGTGATCATCGTGGAAGACATTGTGGATACGGGCCTCTCCATGGATTACATGTTGAAACGACTCGGCGCCCTGGAGCCGGCATCACTCCGCGTTGCCGTCCTCCTCCACAAACACGAAGCCACCAAAGCCGACCTGGATCTGGATTACGTTGCCTTCAAAATCCCAAACCTCTTCGTAATCGGCTACGGCCTAGACTACGGCCAACTCGCCCGGAATCTAAAGGAGATTTTTATCCTAGACGAAGGATAA